The genomic window GCGCTTGAGGTACTGCTCCCGGGCGCCGGCCATCATCATGACCTGCGCGCGCTGCTGCTCGGGCAGGGACACGGACAGGAAGAGCTCGAAATCCGATTCCCGGACCACGGTGGTGCCCAGGGTCGCAAGGACCTTGTCCTCCTTGGCCGGAGCCGGAGCGGCTGGGGCCTGGGGGGCGGGAGCGGGCGTCTGGGCGGCCAGGACGAGGGAGAAGGCGGTGCAAACGAGGCTGCGGAGCATGGACATCCTTTGGGCGATCAGTTCCGGCGGCCGCCCGAAAGCAGGCGGAGGAGGTTGAGGAAGATGTTCAGGAGGCTGATGAAGAGCGAGAGGGCGAAGCCCGCCGCGTCGGTGTAGTCGCCGCCCTGGAGCATGCGGGAGGTGTCCCACAGGATCTTGGCGGAGCACGCGATGACGATCACCGCAGAGATGGCCAGGTGGAAGATCTCCATCTGGACGAAGAACCCGATGAGGATGGCCACCATGGCCACCACCAGGCCCACCGTGACGAAGCTGCCCAGGAAGCTGAAGTCCTTCCTGCTGAAGTGCGCCACGGCGCTCAGCACCAGGAAGTCGGCCGCCGTCATGCCCATGGCCGCCATCACGATGCCCGGGCCCGACTGCTGCATGGCCGCGAGCATGGCCATGCCCGCGATGATGCCCGCCACGAAGGTGAACGCCGCGTAGGCGTACCGGTTCTGGGGTTTGGTTCGGCTGACCTTCTGGGCCCAGAAGAACGTTCCGAAATAGACGCCGAGGATGGGCCAGAAGAAGAACCGCCCCAGGGCCCCGATCAGGTAGTTCAGCACGAGGGGAGAGGCCAGGGCCCCCACCGCCGCCACGCCGAACCCGCCCATCAGCCACAGATAGACACTCCGGACGAACGCCGTGCGCTCCTCGGCGCGGGAGGCCCCGAAGATCGTCCTGCCTTCATAGTTGCTTTCCATGCTTGCGACCTCTGAAAACCCCACGCGAGGGGGACCTTCAATCGTATCACCTGCCCAATCCATTGCCTCCCCGAAGTCCGGCGGGGCCCGATGGTTCACAAGTTCAAGGGGTGGCGACAGAGGGGAAAAGGTTCCCGGCGCGGGGCAGGTCGGGGCACGGTTGGCGGATCGGGCCGGGGTCGTCGCCACCGCCCGGCGCGGGGGGGAAGCCGGAAGGCCCGGGGTCAGCAAAATCCAATAGACGTATTAAATTCTGCTAATTTTAGAATAATTTCAATCATAATTATTATAATTTTGTCTAGCATTAACACAGAATAGGCACTTTCTACCAGGAGATGCCATGAACATTCTTGGATCCCTCGCCGGACACCTCAAGCGCCTCGCCACTCCCGCCGCCCGGCCCGCCCTCACCCTCGATGAGGCCCTTCCCCGCCTCCTTCCCAAGGTCCGACCCAGGTTCCTCCATGAGACCCTTGCCCTGCGCCCAGGCGCGGCGCCGCCCGAATTCCGGCCCCTGGCGGGCATCTTCGCCACCAGCCTTGTGGTGGACTTCCCCGACTGCGAACTGGATGTGGGACCGAAGCAACTGGCCTCCTGGGGCGCCGACTACGATGCCCTCCTGCAGAGGGCCCGGACGAACCTCCTCCAGCGGGGCGGCGGGGAGCGCTTCCTCCAGGTGCGGCCCGGCCTCTTCCGCTCCACCTGGCGGGACGCCCTGGACGGCAGCCGCATCCTGCTGCCCGGCATGCTCAAGGGTCTCGACCTCCCGGGCGAGCCCGTTGTGGTCCTGCCCGACCGGGACACGCTCCTGGTGGCGGGCTCGGAGGATCCCCGCGCCCTGGGCTGGCTCCTGGAGTTCGCCCTGGACGTCCTGGGCGGCACCCCGAGGTGGATGAACAGCTGCCCCCTCAGGCTCGCGCACTTCCAGTGGGAGCCCTGGGACGGCGGCCCGGACCACCCCGCGGCCCCACTCCTGGCCCGCCTCCGCCGCCGGCGCCTCACCGAGGAGTACGCCGGCCAGAAGATCCTCCTGGACCGCCTCCACGGCAGGGAGGTTTCCGTGGCGCCGCTTCTCGTGACCGAGACGCCCTCGGGCGCCGTGCTCAGCTCGACCTTCCTCCCCGGGACCTCCGAGGAGGCCTGGCTCCCCGAGGCGGACCGCGTGGGACGCCTGGACGTAGGCGGCAGCCACCGCGCCTGCCAATGGTTCCCCTGGGACACCGCGCGGGCGCGGCTGGGAAGCCTCCTGGAGCCCATGGGGATCTTCCCGGAGCGCTACCGGATCCGGGCCATGCCGGCGCCGGAGTTGCTGGCTTCCCTGCTGGAGTGATGCCAATCGGGTTTCCCGAGCCCCTGTCGCGTCCGGAGTCGCGTGGAGCGCACGCCGTCGGGAAGAACCCCGGACCCACGCGTTCCCGCACCTGAGCAACATGGACCGGGGTGGTCTCCCGAATGATACCCATGATCGCCAGACTCTTTAGGGGGCCAGCACCGCCGGGTTGCTGGCAGACCGGAGCACGACGTTATGGTTCGGATTATTGGCGCTGTGGAATTGGCCCCATTGCAAGCACACCGCCGGGTCGGTGGTGATCGCGGAACCCAGCCTGCACGTCAGGCAGACAGCTAGATAATAAAGACCATTACTTGGTGTTCCCTGCATGTTCCCCACTTCAACACGCCTCTTCGGAATAGCGTCAAGCGCGGAATTCGAAGCGTCCGCCGCCGATCGGGTCATGTCGGCGAGTGGGCAGGAAACCCCATCCCCGCATGCGCCGAGTGTTTGAGTGACGGCGAGGAGCATCGCTCCTTGCAAGGCTATGCTTCTTATGTTCATAACATTCCTCCAAGCGGGCCGAGTTGCTCGGCGTTTATGGGGCCATTCAGCCCCGTCACTAGGACCTGACGGGCAAAAATCAAAGGTTTCATTCGAATATCAAACAGCAGCATTAAAAGTCTTATAATTCTGACTGACGGAATGTTGAGGGCCTGCCGCTGCGCGAGCGGTTGGGCATCCGGCTGAGCCCGAACCTTCAGGGGCCGTCCCACACTGTGGGAGAGAGGGTGGCAAAGGGAGGTCAGATGACGCAATCATGGCGAACCCACATCATCTTCGCCCTGCTGATGCCCCTTTGGGCGCATCCTGCGCCCGTCAGGGCAGGCGGGTTGCAGGATGTCCACTTTTTCGCATCTACCGAGGGAGCTGCCGCGGTCAAGGCGGCCATGGCCGAAACGGGAGCCACTTCCGTGGCCCTTGCCCTGGTCAACGGCCGCAAGTTCGTCTGGGAAGAGGCCTTCGGGTTCGCCGACGCCGCCGGGGAGGGTCCCGGTGCCAGGCTCATCGCCGCCAATTCGGATACACGGTTCGGCGTCGGAGAGGTAGGGAGGATCCTGGCCACCGTAGCCGTCCTGAAGCTAGCGGAAGAGGGCCGGTTCAGCCTGGATACCCCCGTGGCGGCACACCTCCCGGCCTTCCGCATGCTGTCGCCAGAGTACCGGCACATCTCCGTCCGGATGCTGCTGGGCCAGACTTCAGGAATACCAGGCACGGATCCACGTAGTCGATTCACCTCGGTGCCCTTTGCCGGCTATGCGGGCCAGGTGCTGGACGGCCTCGCGCTCCAGCGCCTCAATCATCTGCCGGGAATCCTGCCGGTACCCTGTGGCGATGGCTTCACGGTCCTGCAGGAATTGGTCCAGGCTGTGACCGGGGTTGCCTACATCGATTATGCGAAAAGGGAGATTCTCGACCCGCTGGGAATGAGACATTGTGATTTCATCCCGGCTCCACGTCCACAGAACGATCCCTACGCCCGGGCTTTCGATGGCATGCGACGGTGTCCCCTTGAATTCGCCAATGCCTATGCGTCATGCGGGTTCTATTCTTCGGCACCGGATATGGCCCGGCTCATGTCCATGCTCCTGGATGGCGGCAGCTTCAAGGGTGAACGAATCCTATCGGAGGAGACCGTAAAGGAGATGGGACGCCAGC from Geothrix sp. 21YS21S-2 includes these protein-coding regions:
- a CDS encoding Bax inhibitor-1 family protein — protein: MESNYEGRTIFGASRAEERTAFVRSVYLWLMGGFGVAAVGALASPLVLNYLIGALGRFFFWPILGVYFGTFFWAQKVSRTKPQNRYAYAAFTFVAGIIAGMAMLAAMQQSGPGIVMAAMGMTAADFLVLSAVAHFSRKDFSFLGSFVTVGLVVAMVAILIGFFVQMEIFHLAISAVIVIACSAKILWDTSRMLQGGDYTDAAGFALSLFISLLNIFLNLLRLLSGGRRN